In a single window of the Arachis hypogaea cultivar Tifrunner chromosome 6, arahy.Tifrunner.gnm2.J5K5, whole genome shotgun sequence genome:
- the LOC112696729 gene encoding peptidyl-prolyl cis-trans isomerase CYP18-2, which produces MWANAEGGAPEVTLETSMGSFTVELYYKHAPRTCRNFIELSRRGYYNNVKFHRIIKDFIVQGGDPTGTGRGGESIYGPKFEDEIRQELKHTGAGILSMANAGPNTNGSQFFITLAPCPSLDGKHTIFGRVCRGMEIIKRLGSVQTDNNDRPIHDVKILRTSVKD; this is translated from the exons atgtgggCAAACGCAGAAGGTGGTGCTCCGGAGGTTACTCTAGAAACTTCCATGGGTTCTTTCACTGTTGAA CTGTACTACAAGCACGCACCAAGGACTTGCAGGAACTTCATTGAATTGTCTCGCAGAGGTTATTACAACAATGTTAAGTTCCACAGAATCATCAAG GACTTCATTGTACAAGGAGGGGATCCCACTGGGACTGGAAGGGGAGGAGAGTCTATATATGG ACCGAAATTTGAAGACGAGATTAGACAAGAGTTGAAGCACACTGGAGCTGGTATCTTATCAATGGCAAATGCTGGCCCAAATACTAATGGCAGTCAATTCTTTATTACTCTAGCACCATGCCCTTCTCTTGATG GAAAACACACAATATTTGGGAGAGTATGCCGTGGGATGgaaattatcaaaagacttggcaGTGTCCAAACAGATAACAATGATAG GCCCATCCATGACGTGAAGATTTTACGGACATCAGTCAAGGATTGA